In Mercenaria mercenaria strain notata chromosome 15, MADL_Memer_1, whole genome shotgun sequence, a single genomic region encodes these proteins:
- the LOC123549538 gene encoding senecionine N-oxygenase-like codes for MSRPRICIIGAGPSGLSTLYHFAKMEQMPEIVCYEKQSIWLGLWNVSWRTGLDENGEPVHTSMYKHMWCNGPCESHEYYDYTVEQHFGQRTPSFLSRIAMRDYLEGRFTRGAPRGRNLKDYIHFNTAVRFVKYMDDKDEFIVTVNDYSIRQTREETFSHVIVANGIFNTPNLPEYPGMNEFKGRILHSHGFRDARDFTGQRVLIIGAGYTGEDLVVQLLKFGAKSVILAYRTRPKGDTCIMPDGVEERPMVERFDYDKAHFKDGSSAEIDAVILTTGYRNYFPFLEDRFRIPEETHPYPEGLYKASLFYKAGNNRLFYIGVLEQIHTFLFFEVMASWTCKYFIQILTLS; via the exons ATGTCGCGGCCACGAATATGCATCATTGGCGCCGGACCGTCTGGATTGTCGACACTGTATCACTTTGCTAAAATGGAGCAGATGCCGGAAATTGTTTGTTACGAGAAACAGAGCATATGGCTTGGTCTCTGGAACGTTTCATGGAGAACAG GACTTGACGAAAACGGAGAGCCTGTTCATACAAGTATGTACAAGCATATGTGGTGTAATGGACCGTGTGAATCGCATGAGTATTACGATTACACCGTAGAACAACACTTTGGTCAGAGAACTCCATCATTTCTTTCTCGTATTGCTATGAGGGATTACCTTGAAG GTCGTTTTACAAGAGGAGCACCTCGTGGACGCAACCTTAAGGACTATATACATTTTAATACCGCTGTCCGTTTTGTGAAGTACATGGACGATAAAGATGAATTCATAGTTACAGTAAATGATTATAGCATCAGACAGACACGAGAGGAAACGTTTTCACACGTTATTGTAGCAAATGGTATTTTTAACACACCAAATCTCCCAGAGTACCCTGGTATGAACGAGTTCAAAGGTCGCATTCTACATTCGCACGGCTTTCGCGACGCTAGGGACTTTACTGGACAAAGGGTATTGATTATTGGCGCTGGTTATACCGGCGAAGATCTGGTAGTGCAACTACTCAAGTTTGGAGCGAAAAGCGTGATTCTCGCCTACAGAACGAGACCTAAAGGTGATACATGCATAATGCCAGACGGTGTTGAAGAGAGACCAATGGTGGAACGTTTTGACTATGATAAGGCCCACTTCAAAGATGGGTCATCTGCAGAAATCGATGCCGTTATTTTGACTACAGGCTACAGGAACTATTTCCCATTCTTGGAAGACAGGTTTAGGATTCCAGAGGAAACGCATCCTTACCCGGAAGGATTGTACAAAGCTTCTTTATTTTACAAGGCAGGAAACAACCGACTGTTTTATATAGGGGTTCTAGAGCAAATTCATACCTTTCTGTTCTTCGAAGTCATGGCAAGCTGGACTTGCAAGtatttcatccaaattttaaCTCTTTCATAA